A stretch of Syntrophorhabdaceae bacterium DNA encodes these proteins:
- a CDS encoding ABC transporter permease — protein sequence MRLLRIKAIIKKEFIQIGRDPFSLGMAFLMPVILLFIYGYAITFDVDKINTVVYDMDKSPLSRELIAEFRESGYFSVISYLDRYNEIDPYLDAGKAKVAIVIPYNFSKNTRTGRGAQVEVILDGGDSNTANIAQGYVAAISAQYTRRTGISTARPLIDSRSRVWYNTELKSRNFIIPGLIAVIMSVIIALLTSLTIAREWDRGTMEQLISTPLKTPELIIGKLIPYFLIGLIDTVLTILMSTLLFGVPLRGSPFLLITLSSIFLIGGLSFGILISIAGRTQTAASQMAMVSSFLPSFLLSGFIFSISNMPKPLQAVTYVVPARYFVTILKGIFLKGIGLRLLVMETSLLVIYAGLIFLIANKKFRKRIE from the coding sequence GTGAGGTTATTAAGGATCAAGGCGATAATCAAGAAGGAGTTTATCCAGATAGGCCGTGACCCCTTCAGCCTTGGAATGGCGTTTTTAATGCCTGTTATTCTTCTTTTTATTTACGGTTATGCCATAACCTTTGATGTCGATAAGATTAACACGGTCGTCTACGACATGGATAAAAGCCCTCTCAGCAGGGAACTCATTGCGGAGTTCAGAGAGTCGGGCTATTTCAGCGTCATTTCTTATCTCGACAGGTACAACGAGATCGATCCCTATCTCGATGCCGGAAAGGCAAAGGTTGCCATAGTGATCCCTTACAATTTTTCAAAAAACACGCGGACAGGCAGGGGCGCGCAGGTCGAGGTGATCCTCGACGGCGGTGATTCGAATACGGCAAACATCGCCCAGGGATACGTTGCCGCAATATCTGCACAGTATACACGGAGAACAGGAATAAGCACAGCAAGGCCTCTCATAGATTCAAGAAGCCGCGTCTGGTATAACACGGAACTGAAATCGAGGAATTTCATTATCCCCGGGCTGATAGCGGTGATCATGTCTGTGATCATCGCGCTCCTTACCTCGCTAACCATTGCGCGGGAATGGGACAGGGGAACCATGGAACAGCTCATATCAACGCCCTTGAAGACGCCGGAGCTGATTATCGGAAAACTGATCCCTTATTTCCTGATAGGGCTCATCGATACCGTTCTGACGATCCTGATGAGCACCCTTTTGTTCGGAGTCCCCCTGAGGGGGAGCCCCTTTCTGCTGATCACGCTTTCGAGTATCTTTTTGATCGGAGGCTTGAGCTTCGGGATACTTATTTCAATAGCGGGAAGAACACAGACCGCGGCAAGCCAGATGGCCATGGTCAGCTCCTTCCTCCCTTCATTTCTGTTGTCAGGGTTTATCTTTTCTATATCCAACATGCCGAAGCCGCTCCAGGCCGTCACGTATGTTGTCCCCGCACGTTACTTTGTGACGATCCTCAAGGGGATATTCTTAAAAGGCATAGGGTTGAGACTGCTCGTTATGGAAACATCCCTCCTTGTGATCTATGCCGGCCTTATCTTTCTTATCGCAAACAAGAAATTCAGGAAAAGGATTGAATGA
- a CDS encoding ABC transporter permease — MFERIRNLVVKEFLQTFRDRRMIFFIFVTPMIQLVMFGYVATTDVNNVPTALYDLDRSSESRELSRRLMSSGYFTIEYAPGSPDEVRDLLDRGKALCAIQVNRGFGKDLRKGIQTEIQVIVDGTDSNTAMIAMNYINTVIAGYSKDMTSVPVKVKVAGIDFRPRVWYNPDLKSRNYNIPGVIALIVMLTCLMLTSMAIVREREVGTMEQLMVTPIRPIELMLGKTIPFAAIGFVDMLLVTIVGVFWFDIPVKGAILFLFLCTGVYLLSVLGIGLFISTISKTQQQAMMATFFFFQPAILLSGFATPIENMPAIFQYITYLNPLRYFLVIVRGIFLKGAGFNVLWTQILALLLLGLTILTLSAARFKKRLG; from the coding sequence ATGTTTGAGCGCATTCGCAATCTTGTTGTTAAAGAATTTTTACAGACATTCAGGGACAGGAGGATGATATTCTTTATCTTCGTCACCCCCATGATCCAGCTCGTTATGTTCGGATATGTAGCTACAACCGACGTTAACAACGTTCCAACGGCGTTGTATGATCTCGACAGGTCTTCCGAAAGCAGGGAGCTTTCGAGAAGGCTTATGTCATCGGGATATTTTACCATTGAGTATGCGCCCGGATCGCCGGATGAAGTCCGGGACCTTCTTGACAGGGGGAAGGCGCTCTGCGCAATACAGGTCAACAGGGGGTTCGGGAAAGACCTGAGAAAAGGTATTCAGACAGAGATTCAGGTGATCGTTGACGGCACCGATTCGAATACGGCGATGATCGCCATGAATTATATAAACACGGTGATCGCGGGATACTCGAAGGATATGACGTCTGTGCCGGTAAAGGTGAAGGTTGCCGGGATCGATTTTCGCCCGCGGGTGTGGTATAACCCTGACCTGAAGAGCAGAAATTACAATATTCCCGGAGTGATAGCCCTCATTGTCATGCTCACGTGCCTCATGCTCACATCAATGGCAATAGTAAGGGAAAGAGAGGTAGGTACCATGGAACAGCTCATGGTAACACCCATACGGCCTATCGAACTTATGCTCGGGAAGACAATCCCCTTTGCCGCCATTGGTTTTGTCGATATGCTCCTTGTTACAATAGTCGGTGTATTCTGGTTTGATATACCTGTCAAGGGGGCGATACTGTTCCTCTTCCTGTGCACAGGCGTATACCTCCTCTCCGTCCTGGGTATAGGACTTTTTATATCGACCATATCGAAGACACAGCAACAGGCGATGATGGCAACGTTCTTTTTCTTCCAGCCGGCCATACTCCTCTCCGGGTTTGCAACCCCCATAGAGAATATGCCGGCCATATTCCAGTACATAACCTATCTGAACCCCCTCAGGTATTTCCTCGTGATCGTCCGGGGCATATTTTTGAAAGGCGCCGGCTTCAATGTGTTGTGGACGCAGATCCTCGCCCTTCTCCTGCTTGGCCTGACGATACTCACGCTCAGCGCAGCGCGATTCAAAAAGCGGCTGGGATAA
- a CDS encoding ABC transporter ATP-binding protein — protein MNENIAVKTNNLTKVFDKNTAVENLNIEVRKGELFGLVGPDGAGKTTVMRLLAAIMQPTSGEAWVAGHSIIHEGEKIKERIGYMPQRFGLYEDLTVIENIHFYADLYGLSRKERPPRIERLLGFSNLTAFRDRLAGNLSGGMKQKLGLACALVHTPEVLFLDEPTCGVDPVSRRDFWRILYDLLKEEITVFVSTAYLDEAERCTRIGLIHKGAILMADEPARIKDTMGMPMIEVLSPDARGLKSIIANMAGVRSVNMYGDRLHIAVEKRDIIDTVLEEFRKRDLEIQGQREITPSLEDVFIFMVGNSS, from the coding sequence ATGAACGAAAACATTGCCGTAAAGACAAACAATCTTACAAAGGTGTTTGACAAAAATACTGCCGTGGAGAACCTCAATATCGAGGTCCGGAAAGGCGAACTCTTCGGCCTCGTGGGACCTGACGGCGCCGGCAAGACAACTGTCATGAGGCTTCTTGCCGCAATAATGCAGCCGACCTCAGGAGAGGCGTGGGTTGCCGGACATTCCATCATACATGAAGGAGAAAAGATCAAGGAAAGGATCGGTTATATGCCCCAGAGGTTTGGTCTTTATGAGGACCTCACCGTTATTGAAAATATTCATTTCTATGCCGATCTGTACGGATTGTCCCGGAAGGAGAGGCCGCCGCGGATTGAAAGGCTCCTTGGCTTCAGCAACCTCACCGCGTTCAGGGACAGGCTTGCAGGTAATCTTTCAGGCGGCATGAAACAGAAACTCGGGCTTGCCTGCGCCCTCGTTCATACACCGGAGGTGCTTTTTCTTGACGAACCGACATGCGGTGTCGATCCTGTATCAAGAAGGGATTTCTGGAGGATACTCTACGACCTCCTGAAGGAAGAGATAACCGTTTTTGTATCTACTGCCTACCTCGACGAGGCGGAACGCTGTACAAGGATAGGGCTTATTCACAAAGGCGCCATTTTGATGGCCGATGAGCCGGCAAGGATCAAGGATACTATGGGTATGCCCATGATCGAGGTCTTATCACCGGACGCGAGAGGGCTCAAATCGATCATTGCCAATATGGCCGGGGTCCGGAGCGTCAACATGTATGGCGATAGACTGCATATTGCTGTTGAAAAAAGAGATATTATTGACACTGTTTTGGAAGAGTTCCGCAAGAGGGATCTTGAAATACAGGGTCAGAGGGAGATTACCCCTTCCCTCGAGGATGTATTTATCTTCATGGTCGGGAACAGTTCATAA
- a CDS encoding ABC transporter ATP-binding protein, translating into MNKEDITVEVKGLRRTFGDFIAVDNIDLSVKKGEIFGFLGPNGAGKSTTIRMLCGLLMPTGGRGTVGGYDIIGESEEIKKIIGYMSQRFSLYDDLTVEENINFFSGVYNVPKDKRAGRKEWVIEMAGLRNRNDAVTKTLAGGFKQRLALGCAILHEPPIIFLDEPTSGVDPISRRNFWDLINGMSGAGTTVFVTTHYMDEADYCDRLALIYRGRIVAEGTPVELRQKYMQRSVLEIEVDRTVEALEILLGSDIDAAIFGSTIHTTVEDAIGDIPRIKKVLEEKHIGVGRVEEIVPSLEDVFVALIETS; encoded by the coding sequence GTGAACAAAGAAGATATTACCGTTGAGGTAAAAGGTCTGCGACGGACCTTCGGAGATTTTATCGCCGTGGATAATATAGACCTGAGCGTGAAGAAGGGTGAGATATTCGGTTTTCTCGGGCCCAACGGTGCAGGCAAGTCGACGACGATCCGGATGCTCTGCGGACTTTTGATGCCCACAGGCGGAAGAGGTACGGTAGGCGGATATGATATCATCGGGGAATCAGAAGAGATAAAAAAGATCATAGGATATATGTCACAGAGATTCTCTCTTTATGACGACCTCACCGTGGAAGAAAACATTAACTTTTTCAGCGGTGTTTATAATGTGCCGAAGGATAAGAGGGCCGGTCGAAAAGAATGGGTCATTGAGATGGCGGGACTCAGGAACAGGAATGATGCCGTCACGAAAACGCTGGCGGGAGGCTTCAAGCAGAGACTTGCACTGGGTTGCGCAATCCTTCATGAACCGCCCATTATCTTTCTCGATGAACCAACATCGGGGGTAGATCCCATATCGAGGCGTAATTTCTGGGACCTTATTAACGGGATGTCGGGGGCCGGCACAACTGTTTTTGTTACCACCCATTATATGGATGAAGCGGATTATTGCGACAGGCTTGCACTTATCTATCGCGGCAGGATTGTTGCCGAGGGAACACCGGTTGAGCTGCGACAGAAATACATGCAGCGGAGCGTGCTGGAGATAGAGGTTGACCGGACCGTCGAGGCATTGGAGATACTGCTGGGAAGCGACATTGACGCGGCAATCTTTGGAAGTACGATCCACACTACCGTTGAAGATGCCATAGGGGATATTCCGCGTATCAAAAAGGTATTGGAAGAAAAACATATAGGTGTCGGCAGGGTTGAAGAGATCGTGCCGTCGCTTGAAGATGTATTTGTTGCACTGATAGAGACCTCCTGA
- a CDS encoding phospholipase D family protein, translating into MKKILVICLFAITICVAYPYPSRGTDLTLNNTPTIVCFSPGGKCTNKIIKETETATREILVQMFSFTSAPLRNALVKAQKRGVDVGVILDKGEQKNRQYKTAKTLSKGGVSVYIDDKHTNSHNKIMIIDRETVITGSFNYTYPAESKNAENILIIKSGELAKVYADNWLSHRQHSRKY; encoded by the coding sequence ATGAAAAAGATCCTCGTTATATGTCTGTTTGCGATTACTATCTGCGTAGCATATCCGTACCCATCCCGGGGAACTGACCTGACACTAAACAATACCCCCACGATAGTCTGTTTCAGCCCTGGAGGGAAATGCACGAATAAGATTATAAAAGAGACGGAAACAGCGACACGGGAGATCCTTGTTCAGATGTTTTCGTTCACCTCGGCGCCATTGAGAAACGCCCTCGTGAAAGCACAGAAACGAGGGGTAGATGTCGGGGTCATCCTTGACAAGGGTGAACAGAAAAACCGGCAATATAAAACAGCAAAAACCCTTTCGAAGGGCGGCGTATCTGTCTACATCGACGATAAACACACAAATTCACACAACAAGATCATGATCATCGATCGCGAGACGGTCATTACCGGCTCTTTCAATTACACCTATCCCGCGGAGAGCAAGAACGCGGAAAACATCCTGATCATTAAATCCGGCGAGCTCGCCAAGGTATACGCCGACAACTGGCTCAGCCACAGGCAGCATTCAAGGAAATACTAA
- a CDS encoding DUF362 domain-containing protein produces MTSGITLKKGKPSKIFYENLRNYYETVERGSDYATFKWGQWLKNPDIVAYTATVDHKAAGWIIYNTGTSTIEEILATEKWKGKEIEPKMVDALIVRENLIAAEVLKTDAGKYRWMVEYGFRPIRTRNIDGLLLRKLELSTSVLFRRLAGVKPCRPYMKKERVAIEKIPETRSEREIKRGLKNLIDNLGGLGKFVKKGQSVVIKPNLVSDHGMQDGVCKGGIVTDVRLVRTLIELLLPVAGKIIIAEGSSINRSATGKMFTLYGYDRLVEMDPEKISLVDLNTDELVEKAVPGEKRMSSRKIPLTIENADVIINVPVLKMHFAATVSLSVKSLQGAVPPLEKYMSHFFGLWQSLVNIHHLVKPDLIIIDGLTGQEGFGPVSGTPKKMDLLIGGTNPVAVDAVAMRVMGLDPVMSPPVWMAYMQGLGSVDPDRIAVIGPSIDEVASPFKLPEINIGGGRDISVHAGNACSGCRGYLHFVLNKLRRGDPRDASRFLIDRPFDKKVHIYLGPDTEEKIDPGARNIFMGICQQHNAEMGVHLPGCPPHAEVIMNGIFSLFPDVERPKYADETEEAKLGKMLEEVLAKHSS; encoded by the coding sequence ATGACATCAGGTATTACGCTCAAGAAGGGCAAACCATCGAAGATATTTTATGAAAACCTCCGTAACTATTACGAAACCGTCGAAAGGGGTTCCGATTATGCAACTTTTAAATGGGGGCAATGGCTGAAAAACCCTGATATCGTTGCCTATACGGCAACGGTGGATCACAAAGCGGCCGGCTGGATCATCTATAATACCGGAACAAGCACCATCGAAGAGATACTGGCAACAGAGAAATGGAAAGGAAAGGAGATTGAGCCAAAGATGGTGGATGCCCTCATTGTGAGAGAGAATCTCATCGCGGCGGAGGTCTTGAAAACAGATGCCGGGAAATACCGCTGGATGGTTGAATACGGATTCCGGCCTATCCGGACGAGAAATATTGATGGATTATTATTGAGAAAGCTGGAGCTAAGCACCTCGGTCCTCTTCAGGAGATTGGCCGGAGTCAAGCCCTGCAGGCCTTACATGAAAAAAGAACGGGTGGCGATTGAAAAGATTCCCGAGACGCGGTCGGAAAGAGAGATTAAAAGAGGCCTGAAGAACCTCATAGATAATCTCGGTGGTCTGGGCAAGTTCGTTAAGAAGGGGCAGTCTGTGGTTATCAAGCCTAACCTCGTCAGCGACCACGGGATGCAAGATGGTGTCTGCAAGGGCGGTATTGTAACGGATGTGAGGCTTGTCAGGACCCTCATCGAACTCCTTCTTCCCGTAGCCGGAAAGATTATCATAGCCGAAGGCTCATCGATCAACAGGAGCGCGACGGGGAAGATGTTTACCCTTTATGGATATGACCGTTTGGTTGAGATGGATCCGGAAAAGATTAGTCTCGTGGACCTGAATACCGACGAGCTGGTAGAAAAGGCCGTACCGGGAGAAAAGAGGATGTCCTCGCGGAAGATCCCCCTGACAATAGAAAATGCCGATGTAATCATTAACGTCCCTGTATTGAAGATGCATTTTGCCGCAACTGTATCCCTGAGTGTCAAGAGCCTCCAGGGCGCTGTTCCTCCCCTTGAAAAATATATGAGCCATTTTTTCGGCCTCTGGCAGAGTCTTGTCAATATCCATCACCTTGTGAAACCGGACCTCATCATTATCGACGGCCTTACAGGACAGGAAGGTTTTGGACCCGTATCGGGTACTCCAAAGAAAATGGATCTTTTAATCGGCGGCACAAACCCCGTGGCTGTTGACGCAGTTGCCATGAGGGTAATGGGCCTTGATCCAGTCATGTCCCCACCGGTATGGATGGCATATATGCAGGGATTGGGTTCCGTTGACCCCGATCGGATTGCCGTTATCGGTCCTTCAATTGATGAGGTAGCGAGTCCTTTCAAACTGCCTGAGATCAATATAGGGGGCGGAAGAGATATCAGCGTTCACGCGGGCAATGCCTGCTCGGGCTGCCGGGGCTATCTCCATTTTGTCCTCAACAAACTGCGTAGAGGCGACCCCCGGGATGCAAGCAGGTTTCTCATCGACAGACCCTTCGATAAAAAGGTACATATCTACCTTGGCCCCGATACAGAAGAAAAGATCGATCCAGGCGCGAGAAACATCTTCATGGGCATCTGCCAGCAGCATAACGCTGAGATGGGCGTACATCTTCCGGGCTGTCCCCCTCACGCAGAGGTGATCATGAACGGGATATTCAGCCTTTTCCCGGACGTGGAACGCCCGAAATATGCGGACGAGACAGAAGAGGCAAAACTGGGAAAGATGCTGGAGGAAGTCCTGGCGAAACACAGCTCGTAG
- a CDS encoding CerR family C-terminal domain-containing protein, protein MEKTNGTHETPADTRKRILETAGEVFATSGYRNTTIREICRSAGVNVAAVNYHFRNKEGLYLALLQYRQEVAFRKYPLDFGTASTDPPEERLRAFIRSFVTRILGEGEVSRFGRLMAREYIEPTNALDMVVEETIRPLFTRLSSIVRQLLGRKPKEETVRLCSASIVGQCLYFLYAAPVIKRLFQQQEFGPKEIEAIADHIAGFSLHAIGSFADGKGGEKR, encoded by the coding sequence ATGGAAAAGACGAACGGGACCCACGAGACACCTGCGGATACAAGGAAAAGGATCCTTGAAACTGCCGGCGAGGTATTTGCAACATCCGGATACAGGAACACGACGATACGTGAGATATGCAGGTCTGCAGGGGTAAATGTCGCCGCTGTAAATTACCACTTCAGGAACAAGGAGGGTCTCTATCTGGCACTTCTGCAATACCGGCAGGAGGTCGCATTCCGGAAGTACCCGCTTGATTTCGGCACCGCCTCCACTGACCCGCCAGAAGAACGGCTCAGGGCATTCATCAGGTCTTTCGTTACGCGCATCCTTGGCGAAGGGGAGGTTTCGCGGTTTGGAAGGCTCATGGCAAGGGAATATATCGAGCCCACAAACGCCCTGGACATGGTCGTTGAAGAGACGATCCGTCCGCTCTTTACACGTCTGTCCTCGATCGTGAGGCAACTCCTTGGACGGAAGCCGAAGGAAGAAACGGTACGTCTCTGTTCGGCGAGTATTGTGGGCCAGTGCCTGTATTTTCTTTACGCTGCTCCTGTCATCAAGAGACTTTTCCAGCAACAGGAATTCGGTCCAAAGGAGATAGAGGCAATAGCAGACCACATTGCCGGATTTTCATTACATGCCATAGGGTCTTTTGCCGATGGGAAGGGAGGTGAAAAAAGATGA
- a CDS encoding efflux RND transporter periplasmic adaptor subunit — protein sequence MKRKKIIVIGAVIVIAAAVFLIYKFGNRGEEGVMLLSGNVEVTETNVGFKIAGRVVELPVDEGYRVKEGNILARLDNAELAGVVSQNRAALKEAAARLSELQAGSRFQEIGQAKANVSSQEAELIKAKKDYERAEMLYKNGAISASQFDTAKSAYDNRAALHKNALETLSLVKEGPRKEEIKMAEHRVEQARAALNTSGERFKDTVIYAPVSGVILRKNVELGETVAQGTPVVTIGDLASPWIKVYVREDRLGLVKLGQKAKITVDTYKDRFYEGVVTYISSEAEFTPKSVQTQEERVKLVFGVKIRVKNEHDELKPGMPADVRIYLE from the coding sequence ATGAAACGAAAAAAGATTATCGTGATCGGGGCTGTGATCGTCATAGCCGCAGCAGTTTTCCTGATATATAAATTCGGCAACAGGGGCGAGGAAGGGGTGATGCTGCTTTCAGGTAATGTGGAGGTGACTGAAACGAATGTGGGATTCAAGATCGCGGGAAGGGTCGTTGAACTTCCCGTAGATGAAGGATACAGGGTCAAAGAGGGTAATATCCTTGCCAGGCTTGATAATGCTGAGCTTGCCGGTGTTGTCTCACAGAACAGGGCGGCGCTGAAGGAAGCTGCTGCGCGTCTATCTGAATTGCAGGCAGGATCGAGGTTCCAGGAGATAGGGCAGGCGAAGGCGAATGTAAGCTCCCAGGAGGCTGAGCTGATCAAGGCAAAGAAGGACTATGAAAGGGCGGAGATGCTCTATAAGAATGGCGCCATATCTGCTTCCCAGTTCGATACGGCAAAAAGCGCCTACGACAACCGGGCCGCGCTTCACAAAAATGCACTGGAAACATTGAGCCTTGTCAAAGAGGGACCGAGAAAGGAAGAGATAAAGATGGCTGAGCATCGCGTGGAACAGGCCAGGGCCGCGCTGAACACATCCGGGGAACGCTTTAAGGATACGGTCATATATGCCCCTGTATCGGGTGTAATCCTGCGAAAAAATGTCGAGCTCGGCGAGACCGTGGCGCAGGGGACTCCCGTGGTTACGATAGGTGATCTCGCAAGTCCCTGGATAAAGGTCTATGTCAGGGAAGACAGGCTTGGCCTCGTGAAACTCGGACAGAAGGCGAAGATAACGGTCGATACCTACAAAGACAGGTTTTATGAAGGTGTTGTTACTTATATTTCCTCCGAGGCGGAGTTTACCCCCAAGAGTGTCCAGACTCAGGAGGAGAGGGTGAAATTGGTTTTCGGCGTCAAGATCCGCGTGAAAAACGAGCATGACGAACTGAAACCGGGTATGCCGGCAGACGTGAGGATCTATCTTGAGTAG
- a CDS encoding TolC family protein, whose protein sequence is MSQTCFRTLRKKRMGYACGITGLTLILYLSLFQGFSLAKELVLNTYTLDSIIHYALQNNPRIRISGKDIETELYGIDAARSERMPKLDFGSGAVRYRYPSPLTPISGPLGPGADFPDFERNVYDTGLFVRLPLFKGGRLYRGVRIAEMKKAVAEDTYTVNKQELVYNLSSVYYKIAQLEKLLTANEASVRQLETHRKNVELFLKAGTVPPLDLLKTEVELSHAKENRLLVKNSLDSAYELLKTLMGIDDTERKISIVHMAPSPDTLPDVEGSIGKALCQRPDYKAVEKKKMISEERIKVAQGKRFPDIYAAGEYTGRAGDSLAFKENWNVGVRLVVPVFDGGLIRSEVDKERNELEKVKEEERLLRLVIAREVRDAHLNIANAKERIDVTEKAIASARENLRVELLKYDTGAGTSTDVIDARTALLRAETEYYQALYDKEAAVAYLKKAIGEDNY, encoded by the coding sequence ATGAGTCAAACCTGTTTCAGGACTTTGAGAAAAAAACGGATGGGATACGCATGTGGCATCACAGGCCTCACCCTTATCCTCTACCTTTCCCTGTTTCAAGGTTTTTCTCTTGCGAAGGAACTTGTCCTTAACACATATACCCTTGACTCGATTATCCACTATGCCCTTCAGAACAACCCGAGGATCAGAATATCCGGGAAGGATATCGAAACTGAGTTGTACGGCATTGATGCGGCGAGGTCCGAAAGGATGCCAAAGCTTGATTTCGGAAGCGGTGCCGTCAGATACCGTTACCCTTCGCCGCTTACTCCAATCTCCGGGCCTCTGGGTCCCGGAGCAGATTTCCCTGACTTTGAGAGAAACGTTTATGATACGGGTTTATTCGTCCGGCTGCCTTTATTCAAAGGCGGACGTCTCTACAGGGGGGTGCGGATCGCGGAGATGAAAAAGGCCGTGGCAGAGGACACGTATACGGTGAACAAACAGGAGCTTGTCTATAACCTCTCAAGTGTTTATTATAAGATCGCTCAGCTTGAGAAACTTTTGACTGCCAATGAGGCATCGGTAAGACAGCTTGAGACTCATAGGAAAAATGTAGAGCTTTTTTTGAAGGCAGGCACTGTCCCTCCGCTTGACCTTTTAAAGACAGAGGTTGAGCTCTCTCATGCAAAAGAGAACAGGCTCCTCGTAAAAAACAGTCTTGATAGCGCCTATGAGCTGCTTAAAACACTCATGGGCATCGACGATACGGAGAGAAAGATCTCCATCGTCCACATGGCGCCTTCCCCTGATACCCTGCCTGACGTTGAAGGCAGTATCGGCAAAGCCCTTTGCCAGAGGCCGGACTATAAAGCCGTTGAAAAGAAAAAGATGATCAGCGAGGAGCGGATCAAGGTTGCCCAGGGAAAGAGATTTCCCGATATATATGCGGCAGGGGAATATACCGGCAGGGCAGGAGATAGCCTTGCCTTCAAGGAGAACTGGAATGTCGGGGTCAGATTGGTAGTCCCCGTTTTTGACGGAGGCCTTATACGATCAGAGGTAGACAAAGAGAGAAATGAGCTTGAAAAGGTAAAAGAGGAGGAGCGTTTGCTGAGGCTTGTAATCGCCAGGGAGGTAAGAGACGCGCATCTGAATATTGCCAATGCAAAAGAGAGGATTGACGTCACGGAAAAGGCGATTGCAAGCGCACGGGAGAATCTAAGGGTGGAGCTCCTGAAATATGACACAGGGGCCGGTACCAGTACGGATGTCATTGATGCCAGGACCGCACTTTTAAGGGCAGAGACAGAGTATTACCAGGCGCTTTACGATAAAGAGGCGGCCGTTGCATATTTGAAGAAGGCGATAGGAGAGGATAATTATTAG